The sequence TCGAACACTTGAAGGATGCTCCTTATATTACCGAAGAAGGTGCACACTACTGGGCTCTGCAAGTTTGCTAGAGTGATTTTTCAGTAATGGAGGATACGGGAAATCATCCCACTCAAGGTTGCTGGACTTTATAAACCTGAAATTGAAAAAGAATTGCGGGAAAGTCCTCCAGTCTTGGGACATAGGAACAGACAGTAGGTTGGGTTAGAGTAAGTCGTAACCCAACGAAACCTAATTAGTGTTGGGTTTCACTCCCTTCCACCCAACCTACTTGGCGGGTGATTGTTGAGTGCAAGCCCAACCTTGGTTATGCAAAACGGCGACGCAGTAACGGTTGAATCAGCAGTAAAATGACAAGATCAAATGCGAAGAGTGCCAAAAGCATTGTACCGAAAGAAAGATTGAGCCAAGGGGTTTCTAAAACGGTACTACTCAGACTCCATTCCGCATTGAGATAAATATAGCGAATGGGCTCGATCGCGTAAGTGAGAGGATTCACGGTTGCAACCACTTTTAACCAATCTGCCATGAAGTTTAACGGCGCAAGGGCGGTACTGGCAAAGAGTAAAGGCAAATTAGTTACAAAAATGACAGCAATTAATTCCACATGACCAGGTAGCGCAAAGGCTAACCCGAGACTCAGGGCGGTGACACCTGCGACAATTAAGAAAACAATCAGCGCGATCGCGCTTAAGCCAGCAACACCAGGCAAACCAGCCCCCACTACGGCACTTAACCCCACAATCGCAGCCGTTTG comes from Halothece sp. PCC 7418 and encodes:
- a CDS encoding ABC transporter permease, which translates into the protein MSQSVSPLSPNSVINQKEESKENPVAEFFQETGALTKRLFIQLQRRPSTLMAGIIQPLMWLILFGALFQYAPEGLLGEGLSYGQFLAPGVIVFTAFSGALNAGLPVMFDREFGFLNRLLVAPLSSRFSIVAASTIYIISLSFLQTAAIVGLSAVVGAGLPGVAGLSAIALIVFLIVAGVTALSLGLAFALPGHVELIAVIFVTNLPLLFASTALAPLNFMADWLKVVATVNPLTYAIEPIRYIYLNAEWSLSSTVLETPWLNLSFGTMLLALFAFDLVILLLIQPLLRRRFA